Proteins from a single region of Mycoplasmopsis edwardii:
- a CDS encoding MurR/RpiR family transcriptional regulator, which produces MANEYQIIEDYLLKNMKKIPKKGDSKWKILDMIENRTDEFLECNTISLSKKLGVSQAAVSRFASALEFATFNDLQIYVSSRSQKREDIELNLVQKKGMSLTDMISNIRSHYIYAIEKTIELIATNKEVKEYIDRMLKHPKVTIIFGIGESALVAKYFANNLRKVGFNAIFLDDVHDFFSFSQIMKDKIHVTLISKSGSTLEIKKVLNYLDENNLDYAMWTKNKELINDKRNIILFDSIKQSYRIGPLGSKISAFLVADIIFSYLAYKIDKDKTIFKNVDHLLEDWNSLIPNQDKW; this is translated from the coding sequence ATGGCTAATGAATATCAAATAATTGAAGATTACTTACTAAAGAATATGAAAAAGATACCTAAAAAAGGTGATTCAAAATGAAAAATTCTTGACATGATTGAGAATCGTACAGATGAGTTTTTAGAATGTAATACGATTTCACTTTCTAAAAAACTTGGAGTAAGTCAAGCTGCCGTTTCAAGGTTTGCAAGTGCACTTGAGTTTGCGACGTTTAATGATTTACAAATTTATGTTTCATCAAGAAGTCAAAAAAGAGAAGACATTGAACTAAATTTAGTACAAAAGAAAGGCATGTCTTTAACAGACATGATTTCTAACATTAGATCACATTATATTTATGCAATTGAAAAAACAATCGAATTAATAGCAACAAATAAAGAAGTTAAAGAATATATTGATAGAATGTTAAAACACCCAAAAGTTACAATTATTTTCGGAATTGGTGAATCGGCGCTCGTCGCAAAATACTTTGCAAATAATTTAAGAAAAGTAGGATTTAACGCCATTTTCTTAGATGATGTACATGACTTTTTCTCATTTAGTCAAATAATGAAAGATAAAATTCATGTTACCTTAATTTCGAAATCAGGATCAACTTTAGAGATCAAAAAAGTTTTAAATTATTTAGATGAAAATAATCTTGATTATGCAATGTGAACAAAAAATAAAGAGTTAATCAATGATAAAAGAAATATTATTTTATTTGATAGCATTAAGCAATCTTACAGAATAGGGCCACTTGGTTCAAAAATTTCTGCCTTCTTAGTTGCTGATATTATCTTCTCATATTTAGCTTATAAAATTGACAAAGATAAAACCATTTTTAAAAATGTAGATCACTTATTAGAAGATTGAAACTCTTTGATACCAAATCAAGATAAGTGATAA
- the cypl gene encoding ABC transporter thiamine pyrophosphate-binding lipoprotein p37/Cypl, translated as MKKIFNKLLLTTCLVSVPLIVSSCSEQKQNQGNVAEAKLIRIKLNNSLNGQDPKAIEFESKVNELIKAKGFNFDVKFSFEGEDNYKVNFDDILKEKQDVVFVSAGQVFSNQKEIVANNISVGIQTRGLSFKGSKNSNNEVYKDGLENDPLREIAKAQLELFNRIPRSNWNDKENGNNWDGSVYRSFFNEGTTPYQRGLIVVVANEEDTNNIIKAWNEKDLEKFVSYGIGIGSSSSGSKYLLPQALMKKHFGDKFTSFLNLVRNHSDKVSKAAWKNMNEESNINKKIFFDNEGVYTWTKYKDNDKLSVDESKRANQKVSFLTVSDVLPYNVGLFSNKISKKQIKVLSEVLNELATQKQDPWGPHSGFHGYSFIENENDQFWNIVKKSFE; from the coding sequence ATGAAAAAAATATTTAACAAATTATTATTAACTACATGTTTAGTTTCTGTACCATTAATTGTAAGTTCTTGTTCAGAACAAAAACAAAATCAAGGAAATGTTGCAGAAGCAAAATTAATCAGAATTAAATTAAACAATAGTTTAAATGGCCAAGATCCAAAAGCAATTGAATTTGAATCTAAGGTTAATGAACTAATAAAAGCAAAAGGTTTTAACTTTGATGTTAAATTCTCGTTTGAAGGTGAAGATAACTACAAGGTTAACTTTGATGATATTTTAAAAGAAAAGCAAGATGTTGTCTTTGTATCTGCAGGACAAGTTTTTTCTAATCAAAAAGAAATTGTTGCAAACAATATTTCTGTAGGTATCCAAACAAGAGGACTTTCATTTAAAGGCTCTAAAAATTCTAACAATGAAGTTTATAAAGATGGTTTAGAAAATGATCCTCTTAGAGAGATTGCAAAAGCTCAATTAGAATTATTTAATAGAATTCCGAGATCAAATTGAAATGATAAAGAAAATGGAAATAATTGAGATGGAAGTGTATATAGAAGTTTTTTTAATGAAGGTACAACACCTTACCAAAGAGGTTTAATTGTTGTTGTAGCTAACGAAGAGGATACAAACAACATTATTAAAGCTTGAAATGAAAAAGACTTAGAAAAATTCGTGAGTTATGGAATCGGAATTGGTAGTTCAAGTTCTGGAAGCAAATACTTATTGCCTCAAGCCTTAATGAAAAAACACTTTGGCGATAAATTTACTTCATTTTTAAACTTAGTACGTAACCATAGTGATAAAGTAAGTAAAGCTGCTTGAAAAAACATGAACGAGGAAAGTAATATTAATAAGAAAATCTTCTTCGACAATGAAGGTGTTTACACATGAACAAAATACAAAGATAATGATAAATTATCAGTTGATGAATCAAAAAGAGCAAATCAAAAGGTTTCTTTCTTAACTGTATCTGATGTTCTTCCATACAATGTAGGACTTTTCAGTAATAAAATTTCTAAAAAACAAATCAAAGTTTTATCAGAAGTTCTTAATGAACTCGCAACACAAAAACAAGACCCATGAGGTCCGCATTCAGGATTCCACGGATATTCATTTATTGAAAATGAAAATGATCAATTCTGAAACATAGTAAAAAAATCTTTTGAATAA
- a CDS encoding M13 family metallopeptidase, with protein sequence MKPNLRDDFYEYVNHDWLKEAKIPEDRSSIGSFVEMDIELEKLLKTTIDKWYKDASTLPDDKLIHEYVKFYSMVIDEEKRAELKWEPVREFLNKIEEIKSFKELFNKEREFWLKYTALPFDVEIYDDFVDNSKRILWVSNSSSHILPSKETYSNETESTKLLTAWSNMVIDLLVSYGFSNEEAKAKVEKALDFDLFYKDFLLSSVEKANYVAMYNLQSMDKIKSYSKQYDLEKVVTSILKQRPENGSVVNARFFENFDQIFTEERFESYKAHMFIFNLLSTTSFLSEEIRLKANEFKKALYSIDKSRSLSDFSFDLTNKFFGMPLGMYYAREYFGEKAKKDVEHMVQSMIQIYKNRLTENKWLSKETIEKAIKKLSKMDVMVGYPEVIRPYYQEFKVTTYQEGGNLFKNVKEFSRIIAEYTLSLYLKNEDKRFWSMSPATINAYYSPLKNHIVFPAAILSWPFYNLDRVSSANYGGIGAVIAHEISHGFDNNGSQFDENGSLNNWWTDSDRKEFELRTQKAIELFDGRETKFGKVNGKLTVSENIADLGGFECALAAASLEKDFVIEEFFKSWATIWRSIYKEGAAKRQLEVDVHSPTKIRANVILANNEEFAKLYEIKETDKMYVSPEKRVKIW encoded by the coding sequence ATGAAACCAAATTTAAGAGATGATTTTTACGAATACGTAAATCATGATTGACTTAAGGAAGCAAAAATTCCTGAAGATAGATCATCAATTGGTTCATTTGTTGAAATGGACATCGAATTAGAAAAATTATTAAAAACAACAATTGATAAATGATATAAAGATGCATCTACTTTACCAGATGATAAATTAATCCACGAGTATGTAAAATTTTATTCAATGGTAATTGATGAAGAAAAAAGAGCAGAATTAAAATGAGAACCTGTTAGAGAATTTTTAAACAAAATTGAAGAAATCAAATCATTTAAAGAATTATTTAATAAAGAAAGAGAATTCTGATTAAAGTACACTGCTTTACCATTTGATGTTGAAATTTATGATGACTTTGTTGATAACTCAAAAAGAATTTTATGAGTATCAAATTCAAGTTCACATATTTTACCTTCAAAAGAAACTTATTCAAATGAAACAGAAAGTACAAAATTACTTACAGCATGATCAAACATGGTGATTGACTTATTAGTAAGTTACGGTTTTTCAAATGAAGAAGCTAAAGCTAAAGTCGAAAAAGCATTAGACTTTGATTTATTCTACAAAGACTTTTTATTAAGTTCAGTTGAAAAAGCTAATTATGTTGCAATGTACAACTTACAATCAATGGATAAAATCAAATCTTATTCAAAACAATATGATTTAGAAAAAGTTGTAACAAGCATTCTGAAACAAAGACCAGAAAATGGTTCAGTTGTTAATGCAAGATTCTTTGAAAACTTTGACCAAATTTTCACTGAAGAAAGATTCGAATCTTATAAAGCCCACATGTTTATCTTTAACTTACTTTCAACTACTTCATTTTTAAGCGAAGAAATTAGACTTAAAGCAAATGAATTCAAAAAAGCTTTATACTCAATTGATAAATCAAGAAGTTTAAGTGATTTTAGTTTTGATTTAACTAATAAATTTTTCGGAATGCCTTTAGGTATGTATTATGCTAGAGAATACTTCGGTGAAAAAGCTAAAAAAGATGTTGAACATATGGTTCAAAGTATGATTCAAATCTACAAAAATAGATTAACAGAAAATAAATGACTTTCAAAAGAAACAATTGAAAAAGCAATTAAAAAACTTTCAAAAATGGATGTTATGGTAGGATACCCAGAAGTTATTAGACCATATTACCAAGAATTCAAGGTTACAACATATCAAGAAGGTGGCAACTTATTCAAGAATGTTAAAGAATTTTCAAGAATAATTGCTGAATATACATTATCTTTATACCTTAAGAATGAAGATAAAAGATTTTGAAGCATGTCTCCGGCAACAATTAATGCTTACTATAGTCCACTAAAAAATCATATCGTATTCCCGGCAGCCATTTTATCTTGACCATTTTACAACTTAGATAGAGTTTCATCTGCAAATTATGGTGGAATTGGTGCAGTTATCGCTCATGAAATTTCACATGGATTTGACAACAATGGTTCACAATTCGATGAAAATGGTTCATTAAACAACTGATGAACAGATTCAGATAGAAAAGAATTTGAATTAAGAACTCAAAAAGCAATTGAATTATTTGATGGAAGAGAAACAAAGTTTGGAAAAGTTAACGGTAAACTTACAGTGTCTGAAAACATTGCTGACCTTGGTGGTTTTGAATGTGCTTTAGCAGCAGCCAGTTTAGAAAAAGATTTTGTTATTGAAGAATTCTTTAAATCATGAGCAACAATTTGACGTTCAATTTATAAAGAAGGCGCAGCTAAAAGACAACTTGAAGTTGATGTTCACTCACCAACAAAAATTAGAGCAAATGTGATTTTAGCTAACAATGAAGAATTTGCAAAATTATATGAAATTAAAGAAACAGACAAAATGTATGTTTCACCTGAAAAAAGAGTTAAAATCTGATAA
- a CDS encoding MAGa3780 family membrane protein translates to MKNFISYPKQQKIAFWSGIFVLLSSVFFITFAMVFQGFFGYEKSTNSYYIKFHEVFGVFVHLLYYTSLTNIFLGVMLLLVAYKPESEKVKIWFFNSVVLITITFFIYWGLISWTQKWNKIHSVISSLVTHCVNPVLGFIVLFLMRRQIKVSFKNIYSLSLIVVAYFFFAMFVYLGSGSQYDFKNGAIIYSFLHFYRPFFIKTSSVGLIVTLDLLLFVIAFLAPAGLGFAWKAILKIKTK, encoded by the coding sequence ATGAAAAATTTTATATCTTATCCTAAACAACAAAAGATTGCATTTTGATCAGGGATATTTGTTTTATTATCAAGTGTTTTCTTTATAACTTTTGCAATGGTTTTTCAAGGTTTTTTTGGTTATGAAAAGTCAACAAATTCATACTACATTAAGTTTCATGAAGTGTTTGGTGTTTTTGTTCACTTGCTATATTACACAAGTTTAACTAATATATTTTTAGGTGTTATGCTTCTTTTGGTAGCTTATAAACCAGAAAGTGAGAAAGTTAAAATTTGATTCTTTAATTCAGTTGTTTTAATCACAATTACATTCTTTATTTATTGAGGACTAATTTCATGAACACAAAAATGGAACAAAATTCATAGTGTAATTAGTTCACTTGTTACGCATTGTGTTAATCCTGTTTTAGGATTCATCGTTTTATTCTTAATGAGAAGACAAATTAAAGTGAGTTTTAAAAACATTTATTCATTATCTTTAATTGTTGTTGCATACTTTTTCTTTGCAATGTTTGTGTATCTTGGAAGTGGTTCACAATATGATTTTAAAAATGGAGCTATCATTTATTCATTCTTGCATTTCTATAGACCGTTCTTTATCAAAACAAGTAGTGTAGGGTTAATTGTTACTCTTGATTTATTATTATTTGTAATTGCATTTTTAGCACCAGCAGGACTAGGTTTTGCATGAAAAGCAATCTTAAAAATTAAAACTAAATAA
- a CDS encoding ABC transporter permease, which produces MYELNFFSHIYTKGFVRLKHHLSELFKFNSQHPDLPGDSLWKLNLDYIWITLKTVTGGTITGLILSSITSYLSATNIHKNREPSFILKFILVFFRAFPFVVFILLFKSIFSSFLAAWMIFCWSTWLWMHKYYLEIIESAETKYYWLDIKLGKSKLVSFYKNIYLSNRNRYVMNSFLSYESNVRWSAILGRIGIIGIGFWIDTFSSDFSYLGISLFYLFMVVFVIEIFMFLYNKYLKSYIHKRTKDQDYWKSPIYNLTWIILLIVKIVFLVIYIISFVDLANSTINFTKFGKYLKDFYVFDFSDIKVNYVYYLDYWVIFMKTYVSLYFAVLISIVFAFYMSERINNVWVSFTFKVLLVVIKSLPVVVYFVLFNTFLEPVTSITIVLSLVAFRSLTKHFNSKINAFSNYELKLCSSLGFSTWWIYRKRILPEAFKDIRSLIVFEYENTFRNGISYGVFATITITEKINDYQEKNLYGRIFPLILPAFLFFILLEIFYWIIKNDFKLNKLFNWIKNTRNNLSKSFLNKTKRPYKN; this is translated from the coding sequence ATGTATGAACTAAATTTCTTTAGTCATATATATACAAAAGGTTTTGTAAGGTTAAAACACCATTTAAGCGAATTGTTTAAATTTAATAGTCAACACCCGGATTTACCTGGTGATTCGCTATGAAAATTAAACTTGGATTACATTTGAATTACACTTAAAACAGTAACTGGAGGAACTATAACAGGATTGATTTTATCATCAATCACTTCATACTTATCAGCTACAAATATCCACAAAAATAGGGAACCATCATTTATTTTAAAATTCATTTTAGTGTTTTTTAGGGCGTTTCCATTTGTTGTATTTATATTATTATTCAAAAGTATATTTAGCAGCTTTCTAGCTGCATGAATGATATTTTGTTGAAGTACATGATTGTGAATGCATAAATATTATTTAGAAATTATAGAAAGTGCCGAAACTAAATATTATTGATTAGATATCAAACTTGGTAAAAGTAAACTTGTGAGCTTTTATAAAAACATTTATTTATCAAATAGAAACAGATACGTAATGAATTCATTTTTATCATATGAATCAAACGTACGTTGAAGCGCAATTTTAGGAAGAATAGGAATTATCGGTATAGGATTTTGAATCGATACATTTTCAAGTGATTTTTCATACTTAGGTATTAGTTTATTTTACTTATTTATGGTTGTATTTGTTATCGAGATATTTATGTTCTTATATAACAAATACTTAAAATCATACATTCACAAAAGAACAAAAGATCAAGATTATTGAAAGTCTCCAATTTATAACTTAACATGAATTATCCTTTTAATAGTTAAAATTGTTTTTCTTGTGATTTACATAATAAGCTTTGTCGATTTAGCAAATTCAACTATTAATTTCACAAAATTTGGAAAATACTTAAAAGACTTTTATGTTTTTGATTTTAGCGATATAAAAGTAAATTATGTTTATTATTTAGACTACTGAGTAATCTTTATGAAAACTTATGTGAGTTTATATTTTGCAGTTTTAATTTCGATTGTTTTTGCATTTTACATGAGCGAGAGAATAAACAATGTATGAGTTTCATTTACATTCAAAGTGCTATTAGTAGTAATTAAGTCATTACCAGTAGTAGTTTATTTTGTGTTATTTAACACGTTTTTAGAGCCAGTAACTTCAATAACAATTGTTTTATCATTAGTTGCTTTTAGATCACTTACAAAGCATTTTAATAGCAAAATAAATGCATTCTCAAATTATGAATTAAAACTTTGTTCTTCATTAGGTTTTTCAACATGATGAATATACAGAAAGAGAATTCTTCCTGAAGCATTCAAGGACATTAGATCATTAATTGTTTTTGAATATGAAAATACATTTAGAAATGGTATTTCATATGGTGTTTTTGCGACTATAACAATAACTGAAAAAATCAACGATTATCAAGAAAAGAACCTATATGGTCGCATATTCCCATTAATTTTACCTGCATTTTTATTCTTTATATTGCTCGAGATATTTTATTGAATCATTAAAAATGATTTTAAATTAAATAAACTATTTAATTGAATAAAAAACACAAGAAATAACCTAAGCAAATCATTTTTAAACAAAACAAAAAGACCATATAAGAATTAA
- a CDS encoding ATP-binding cassette domain-containing protein, with protein MKFKNANIGYNKEVVLKNVNLELFKGQINGIIGKSGCGKSTLLKAIFDKEMLIDGEIIFDNVSIKQASKSLLKKFKNKIYYLRPDHNLLEFTDFYQNILISYPHYKNMFYKFFRILTKHQRIELFYLLKEFNVEDLAFEKISNLSSGQKQRLSIVQMLFNKPEIILADEPTSNLDILNSKHVFEILNRYKSDKIIFIAIHDLSSAYHFDRLFTFDRVNDGVFEIPSNEFDIESLGKYYYDI; from the coding sequence ATGAAGTTTAAAAATGCAAACATAGGGTATAACAAAGAAGTTGTATTAAAGAATGTTAATCTAGAACTTTTTAAGGGGCAGATTAACGGAATAATTGGTAAAAGTGGGTGTGGAAAGTCCACATTACTCAAAGCAATATTTGATAAAGAAATGTTAATTGATGGTGAAATTATTTTTGATAATGTATCAATTAAACAAGCATCAAAATCATTACTCAAAAAATTTAAAAACAAAATATATTATTTAAGGCCCGATCATAACTTATTAGAATTTACCGATTTTTACCAAAACATTTTAATAAGTTACCCACATTATAAAAACATGTTTTATAAATTCTTTAGGATTTTAACTAAACACCAAAGAATTGAATTATTTTATTTATTAAAAGAATTTAATGTAGAAGACTTAGCATTTGAAAAAATTTCAAATCTATCGTCAGGTCAGAAACAAAGATTAAGCATAGTGCAAATGTTATTTAACAAACCTGAAATTATATTAGCTGATGAACCAACAAGCAATTTAGATATCCTGAATTCAAAACATGTATTTGAAATATTAAACAGATATAAAAGTGACAAAATCATTTTTATAGCAATTCATGATTTAAGTTCTGCATATCATTTTGACAGATTATTTACTTTTGATCGAGTTAATGATGGTGTGTTCGAAATTCCTTCTAATGAGTTTGATATCGAAAGTCTTGGGAAATATTACTATGACATATAA
- a CDS encoding DUF2179 domain-containing protein, giving the protein MGKEIFSNSLVKKNTVYNRTKMSNFGIKLSSLYSQMPAWKLVLITTVTALFFGVISVFFVKNVGIYNFGLAAFGQSIARLTVVLFKEGQITPVLRNLIEQFIFWIAYIILSIPIFIFGYKRIGKTFSNLTVLFLVVSSITSFSIGLIPGANEIYLIGDFSNGEVKAALPEFKKKLSSIIPLLWKDGGNIIALFVYAIVYGYLLAWIFAIIQIIGGTAGVTGIIGEWYANEKQKSFGTISGYMNIVIVLIGVGVGSWLPGSLLLSEAGKLGTDEHLKLITSKAWSFELYLSPNFIATVLTNVVYIIALNKLYPKFKLVRVEIFSLNKSADIATIITQDKKIVTGLTEFHAHGGFSKEKLNVITTITLFRQVNRIIKDVRKIDAEAFISVSDVKSIDGHIYLPKNKF; this is encoded by the coding sequence ATGGGAAAAGAGATATTTTCAAACAGTCTGGTTAAGAAAAATACTGTTTATAACCGTACCAAAATGTCAAACTTTGGTATTAAGTTAAGTAGTTTATATTCACAAATGCCTGCATGAAAATTAGTATTAATAACAACAGTGACCGCTTTATTCTTTGGAGTAATCAGTGTATTCTTTGTTAAAAACGTAGGTATTTATAATTTTGGTCTAGCAGCTTTCGGGCAATCAATTGCTAGGTTAACAGTTGTCCTTTTTAAAGAAGGACAAATTACACCGGTATTAAGGAATTTAATTGAACAATTCATTTTCTGAATTGCTTATATTATTTTAAGTATTCCAATATTTATTTTTGGGTACAAAAGAATTGGTAAAACTTTTTCTAACTTAACAGTTTTATTTTTAGTTGTTTCGTCAATTACATCATTTTCAATTGGATTGATACCAGGAGCAAATGAAATTTATTTAATTGGTGATTTCTCAAATGGTGAAGTTAAAGCTGCTTTACCTGAATTCAAGAAAAAATTAAGTTCAATTATCCCTTTACTTTGAAAAGACGGTGGTAATATTATTGCGTTATTTGTTTATGCAATTGTTTATGGATATTTATTAGCATGAATCTTTGCGATTATTCAAATAATCGGAGGAACTGCAGGAGTAACAGGAATTATTGGTGAATGATATGCGAATGAAAAACAAAAATCATTTGGAACAATTTCAGGTTACATGAATATTGTAATTGTTTTAATAGGGGTTGGTGTTGGTTCATGATTACCAGGTTCATTATTATTATCTGAAGCCGGTAAATTAGGAACAGATGAACATCTAAAATTAATTACATCTAAAGCTTGAAGTTTTGAACTTTACCTTTCACCAAACTTTATAGCAACAGTTTTAACAAACGTTGTGTACATTATTGCACTTAACAAACTTTATCCTAAATTCAAACTTGTTAGAGTTGAAATCTTTTCTTTAAATAAATCAGCAGATATTGCAACAATTATTACACAAGATAAGAAAATTGTTACAGGATTAACTGAATTTCATGCGCATGGAGGATTCTCAAAAGAAAAATTAAATGTAATTACAACAATTACACTATTCAGGCAAGTTAACAGGATTATAAAAGATGTAAGAAAAATTGATGCAGAAGCATTTATATCTGTATCAGATGTCAAAAGTATAGACGGGCACATTTACTTACCGAAAAATAAATTCTAA
- the lepA gene encoding translation elongation factor 4, which produces MNKSKIKNFAIIAHIDHGKSTLADGILELTNTVAKRELNEQFLDSMDLEKERGITIKLNAVQIKYKDYIFHLIDTPGHVDFTYEVSRSLAACEGALLIVDATQGIEAQTLANVYLALENNLEIIPVINKIDLPSADIEGVKREIEEVIGISTENAVLVSAKTRLGVDNLLEAIVEHIPSPKDADDDKPLKALIFDSYFDPYRGVVMLVRIFEGQLKTGDKFKFMSRTDEENSYHVIDLGVRNPHESKKDLLSAGEVGWVSAAIRDAKEVNVGDTITLIENPTKEALPGYKKMKPVVFTGFYPVDTRDYSMLKESLEKISLSDSSITWEQETSKALGFGFRVGFLGLLHMEILQERLDREYKVGIIATSPSVEYRVTMTNGEVEMIANPTLLPDRTFIEKIEEPYVEAHIFVPNEYIGNVMELCQNKRGIYKSLDMIDSKRSSVVYELPLAETIFDFFDRLKSTTKGYASFEYEWLGYRESDLVKVDILLNGDKVDAFSLITHRERAYENARELCQKLKEAIPRQNFEVPVQATIGGKIIARETIKAYRKDVTAKLYGGDVTRRQKLLKKQKEGKKRMKKLGSIEVPQEAFLSILKNNIDPKK; this is translated from the coding sequence ATGAATAAATCAAAAATCAAAAATTTTGCCATCATTGCGCATATAGATCACGGAAAGAGTACTTTAGCTGACGGTATTTTAGAATTAACTAATACAGTTGCAAAAAGAGAACTTAATGAGCAATTTTTAGATTCAATGGATCTTGAAAAAGAGCGTGGAATCACTATTAAGTTAAATGCTGTTCAAATTAAGTATAAAGATTATATTTTCCACTTAATAGACACCCCAGGACATGTTGACTTTACATATGAAGTTTCAAGGTCACTTGCAGCTTGTGAAGGTGCTTTATTAATTGTTGACGCAACACAAGGCATTGAAGCTCAAACATTGGCTAATGTTTATTTAGCATTAGAAAATAATTTAGAGATTATTCCTGTAATTAATAAAATTGACTTACCAAGTGCTGACATTGAAGGTGTAAAACGTGAAATTGAAGAAGTTATTGGTATTTCAACAGAAAATGCTGTTTTAGTTTCTGCTAAAACGCGTTTAGGTGTAGATAACTTGCTTGAAGCAATTGTTGAACACATTCCTAGCCCAAAAGATGCTGATGATGATAAGCCACTTAAAGCGCTAATTTTCGATAGTTACTTTGATCCTTATCGTGGTGTAGTTATGCTTGTTCGTATTTTTGAAGGTCAACTTAAAACGGGTGATAAATTCAAATTTATGTCTAGAACAGATGAAGAAAACTCATACCATGTTATTGATTTAGGGGTTAGAAATCCACATGAATCAAAAAAAGATCTTCTTTCAGCAGGTGAAGTTGGTTGAGTTTCAGCAGCCATCCGTGATGCTAAAGAAGTTAACGTAGGAGATACAATTACTTTAATTGAAAATCCAACTAAAGAAGCTTTACCCGGATACAAAAAAATGAAACCAGTTGTTTTCACAGGATTTTATCCAGTTGATACTAGAGACTACTCAATGTTAAAAGAGAGTTTAGAAAAAATTTCATTAAGCGACTCTTCAATAACATGAGAACAAGAAACTTCAAAAGCATTAGGATTTGGATTCAGGGTAGGTTTTTTAGGTCTATTACACATGGAGATTTTACAAGAAAGACTTGATAGAGAATATAAAGTTGGAATTATAGCAACCAGCCCTAGTGTTGAGTATAGAGTTACAATGACTAATGGTGAAGTTGAAATGATTGCCAACCCAACATTACTTCCAGATCGTACATTTATTGAAAAAATTGAAGAACCTTATGTTGAAGCACACATATTTGTTCCAAATGAATACATCGGAAACGTTATGGAACTTTGTCAAAACAAGAGAGGTATATATAAATCATTAGATATGATTGATTCAAAGAGAAGTTCAGTTGTTTATGAATTACCACTGGCTGAAACAATTTTTGATTTCTTTGATAGATTAAAATCGACTACAAAAGGTTATGCATCATTTGAATATGAATGATTAGGATACAGAGAAAGTGATTTAGTTAAAGTTGATATCTTACTTAATGGGGATAAAGTTGATGCTTTCTCATTAATCACACACCGTGAACGAGCTTATGAAAATGCGCGTGAGTTATGTCAAAAACTTAAAGAAGCAATTCCGAGGCAAAACTTTGAAGTTCCAGTTCAAGCAACTATTGGTGGTAAGATAATTGCAAGAGAAACCATTAAGGCATATAGAAAAGACGTTACTGCTAAGTTATATGGTGGTGATGTTACTAGACGTCAAAAGCTTCTTAAAAAACAAAAAGAAGGTAAAAAAAGAATGAAAAAACTTGGGAGCATTGAAGTTCCGCAAGAAGCATTCTTATCAATCCTTAAAAATAATATTGATCCCAAAAAATAA